A single window of Aquarana catesbeiana isolate 2022-GZ linkage group LG10, ASM4218655v1, whole genome shotgun sequence DNA harbors:
- the LOC141110726 gene encoding E3 SUMO-protein ligase ZBED1-like, which translates to MAEGAADTMTSEKGVRPKSSKAWEHFNLNAAKKVVTCKLCKTELAWHGSTTTMNEHMKRKHVGFTEDGETSGRKKQRTMTEFVQQNRPCTPQQSAIITDSVVKMLVTDMRPLSMVEDRGFRSMISVLNPGYTLPSRTHFTKLVERKYQEAFQNVKDAISANESRIAITADIWTSIATEAFLGITCHYIAEDWKMISICLTTMPLEDRHTAANIAEWLEEVTEKFEIPAQKIIAIVHDNGANIVAAAKILMDTHGWASIRCTGHTLQLVISAALKNSGIERAVSAARGLVEHFKKSELASSKLKEKQKQMGTSDHKLLQDVSTRWNSTYYMIERLIEQRWPVTATLSDPSVTQRGKHYLDLKPDQWSILEELSTALKPFECCTVFMSGQEYVTLSSVPALVKGLLRSNEGASFETSPLKSFQATATDQLQSRWKGILEDVPNTVILSSALDPRFRRQKFLSPEQIINVQAKVQTEALALKREMVVQQQMTTTSSVTRDAAEPSTSTASHSLLGILLESGGSSEEEEGQLEEDIHTQVRNEVQAYFAEKPLPKEGNPLNWWKGNQDKYPTLAKLAKSFLCIPGTSTPSERLFSAAGNIVCKKRASLSPEHVNMLTFLHSNTKFLEQL; encoded by the exons atggcagaggGTGCTGCTGACACAATGACCTCAGAAAAAGGTGTGCGACCCAAATCTTCAAAGGCATGGGAGCATTTTAATTTAAATGCTGCAAAGAAGGTGGTCACCTGCAAACTTTGTAAAACGGAACTTGCATGGCACGGAAGCACAACAACAATGAACGAGCACATGAAACGGAAACACGTTGGGTTCACAGAGGATGGCGAAACATCAGGACG AAAGAAACAGCGCACCATGACAGAGTTTGTGCAGCAAAATCGTCCGTGCACTCCCCAACAATCAGCAATTATTACAGATTCTGTCGTGAAAATGCTAGTCACTGACATGCGGCCACTATCCATGGTTGAAGACCGAGGATTTAGAAGCATGATCAGTGTACTGAACCCTGGATATACTTTACCATCAAGAACCCATTTTACCAAACTAGTGGAGAGAAAGTACCAGGAGGCATTTCAGAATGTGAAGGATGCCATCAGCGCTAATGAAAGCAGAATCGCCATTACTGCAGACATATGGACAAGTATAGCGACCGAGGCTttccttggcattacatgccactaCATAGCGGAGGATTGGAAGATGATTTCTATCTGCCTCACTACCATGCCTCTGGAAGACAGACATACAGCAGCAAATATTGCAGAATGGTTGGAGGAAGTCACTGAAAAATTTGAAATTCCGGCTCAAAAAATAATTGCCATTGTGCATGACAATGGTGCAAATATTGTGGCTGCTGCGAAAATCCTGATGGACACGCATGGCTGGGCCAGTATCCGCTGCACTGGCCACACCTTGCAGCTGGTGATCAGTGCTGCGTTAAAGAATTCCGGAATTGAGAGAGCCGTTAGTGCTGCAAGAGGACTAgttgaacattttaaaaaaagtgagCTAGCCAGCAGCAAATTGAAggagaaacaaaaacaaatgggTACATCTGAccacaagcttcttcaagatgtAAGCACAAGATGGAATAGCACTTACTATATGATTGAACGACTCATTGAACAAAGGTGGCCGGTAACTGCAACTCTGTCTGACCCATCAGTTACACAAAGGGGCAAACATTATCTGGACTTAAAACCAGACCAGTGGAGTATTCTTGAAGAACTTTCCACTGCTCTTAAGCCCTTTGAATGCTGCACTGTATTCATGAGTGGCCAAGAATATGTTACCCTATCATCTGTGCCTGCACTGGTAAAGGGGCTGTTGCGGTCCAATGAAGGTGCTTCATTTGAAACATCTCCGCTAAAGAGCTTCCAAGCCACTGCAACAGACCAACTTCAAAGCAGATGGAAGGGGATCCTTGAAGACGTCCCAAACACCGTAATCCTTTCCTCTGCCCTGGACCCACGATTTAGAAGACAAAAATTTTTATCACCAGAACAGATCATAAATGTGCAGGCAAAAGTACAGACGGAGGCGCTTGCTTTAAAAAGGGAGATGGTGGTGCAGCAGCAAATGACCACCACGTCATCTGTAACTAGAGATGCTGCTGAGCCTTCAACATCTACAGCATCTCATTCTCTACTTGGCATACTCCTTGAGTCTGGGGGCAGCAGTGAAGAGGAAGAGGGGCAACTTGAGGAGGATATTCACACACAAGTCCGAAATGAAGTGCAGGCTTATTTTGCTGAGAAGCCACTTCCGAAGGAGGGAAACCCTTTGAATTGGTGGAAGGGTAACCAAGATAAATATCCTACTTTGGCAAAACTTGCAAAATCCTTCTTGTGCATCCCAGGCACCTCCACTCCATCAGAGCGCCTCTTTTCTGCTGCAGGCAACATCGTTTGTAAAAAGAGAGCCAGCCTTAGCCCCGAGCATGTTAACATGTTAACTTTTTTACATTCAAACACAAAGTTTCTTGAACAGTTATAG